The Ostrinia nubilalis chromosome 15, ilOstNubi1.1, whole genome shotgun sequence region CATGTTAAACTTCAAAGTTAATTCAATTCAGCTGGCATTTCTTTGCTTTCCAAAGCAGATAAGATATTCTGAGCTGTCAGCTCACTCATGGTATTTCTGGCTTCAATAGCGGCACTGCCAATGTGGGGTAGAACTACACAATTCTTCAACTTGAACAATGGGTTATCTAACGGGAGTGGTTCTGGAGTGGTGACATCCAAACCAGCTGCTCTTATTTGGTTGGTTTTCAGGGCCTCTATAAGTGCATCTTGATCTACAGTGCCTCCTCGACTGGTATTTACAAATATGGCAGTTTTCTTCATCTTCTCAAAAGCAGTTTTGTTGAACATTTCTTTTGTTTCTGGTGTAAGAGCTGCACAGCAGATGATAAAGTCACTTTCACTTAGCAGCTTATCAAAATCAACCTTTTCGGCTCCTATTTCCTTAGCTTCTGATCTCTCACTACGGTTGAAGTATAGAATTTTAGAAGTGTTAAACGCTTTGACTCTTCTTGCAACAGCTTGACCTATGCGTCCAAATCCGACGATTCCTACAACTGCTCCAGCAAGGCCTGGGCCTGTCATCCAGGTGGGTGCCCAAGAGACCCAGCCTCCTGTTCTGGCTTCATGCTGGGCTTCAGGAAGGCGCCTTGATGTTGAGAGGAGTAGAGCTAGctgtaaaaacaaaatagtTTTCTTAATGCTGAATgatggcaaaatttttattctaaaatttaCAAAGAATGGATGTGATTGTGTTgacaacacaaaaaataaaatcaaaactacTTCATACTTACTGTAAGTTCAGCTGTAGCATCAGTCAGTACATCTGGTGTGTACCCAACCTTGATGCCTCTCTTGCGGCACTCCTGAACGTCAATGTGATCGTATCCCACTGATATCGTGGCCACCACTTTGAGCCCTGGGCCGGCAGCATCCAGCAACTCCTTGTCAATCTTATCGGTTAAAGAGCAGTAGATTCCGTTTGTTCCTGCTACGGATTTTAAGAATTCTGCTCTTGGAACCGGTGATGGTTTCTCCCAGAGTTTTACATTGCACCTGGAAATGTAAAATAGTAATTTTGCTATAATTAGTATTGAGTCACAGTAGTTAGCCAAGTCGAAGGGCAGCACAGGCTTAGGTTATATTCAAAGAAACTTATTTGAACTAAAACTACTAAGTAGCAGCTTTTTTGTAAAGCTATTTAGTTCAACCACAGAATAAGAGTGTTGTTCAACTCAGAATATAATAAGAACTACTAACAGAGTTAAAGTTGATGTGGCATATTTCAACAAAGTACATGCACATGGCATTCAAAGAACTTCATTATAGATATAATAATCAACTTACTCTTTCTTTAGCAGATCCACACCAACTTGTGGCATGTCAGAGCGTGTAATATACACATTATATCTTCCCGACTCGCTCATGTTTCTCACAAAATGACCCCGACAGACTAAACTACTTGATAGTGTCGCTATTCTTTTATAATTCATGAAtctataaagtaaattattccgCGTTTCTTGTGCTAACGAGCGTCAAGGCCACGTTATTTGTCTGGCAAGTATTTGGGTGGCGTAGACGTAGGTAAAACGTTTTTTTCACTCTTGAAAAACGAAGGTTTAGCCACTAATATCGTAATGTGAAGCGCGGCCACAGTCGCCAGTATAACCTTGCCCTTGGTAGACTTCAGGAATGATAAGGCAGTCATACTATTACTACTGAATCTAgataaactaaataattaagttACATAAATCTGCAAAAATGATAACCCAATGTTTTTTTAACCTTTTTCGCTTCGAGAAATAGCATTTTCCTGATTTTCAACTTAATTGTCAAATTtgacaatgaggatcatttcgatttttagctgtgaatgcagatttataggtctaagaaatccttaatatacagtccaaaaatttttgttctacgacaaaaattgacgaagttatggccaaattactaaaaaagttcactgaccgcccggcgcggggacgatgacgtcactatatccgatccgaacgctgccggcgtactgcgtggatagaaaatatttttttctagccaaactatcagttttagagaaaaacttgtaatgacatttattcatcagaataaagtaagctatcgataggtaatttttaaaaatagaaattgtgaaaaatatcgcaaaaaatccatacgctcatacgattcaatggaacgcggagacgcgattggggtctccgcggtgatatatttggcgatttattcaaataaagtgttcataagtgttgttagtcatatctttttccaagtaaaatataaaaatgtataagtattaatttatttacttctaacaataaggtatggctgaggcagatacactgcctaggctacaagcaagacattgctatgaagatcatttctaTGTACAcacaatacctacctgttatttagtttttctgagtttaacctacgtacctacctatctatgactcccccgcccccctccccctcctttccccaggtcataaactgggcatgacttccccctcggccagaagttgggtatgatttaccccccctcccaggccagaaactgggtatgacttgaccccccccccctcccccccagcgcataagctgggtatgatttaccccccctccccccccccctaggccagaaccagaaactggttatgacttgatccCCCCCTCCCCTCAGGCcaaaagctgggtaaggctagcccctccccccagtccataagcataagctaggtatgactccccctcggccagaagctgggtatgacttgcctctccccccctcccaccaaggccagaagctgggtaaggcttgcccctcccccaggctaaaagctgggtattacttatccCCCCCCTAGCCCCCCCCTAGTAGGCCAGAAACTCGttattagcactcatattatgtattattatgttcaatacaaacaatcataaagttacactcaccccaaccgcgtctccgcattccatcgaatcctatgaaaatgtggtctttggacatagcgatacttatttttcaaaatttttacttttaaaaattactggtcgatgggttactttattttgatgaataaatgttattaaaagtttttttctaaaactgatagtttagctggaaaaaaatattttccatcccaatagtacgccggctgcgctcgattcggatatagtgacgtcacgcggccctgcgtacgttgacttttagcggcaaaaacggcctatgtttattacttaatatcttcgtaagtaatggtccgatttggataattcaaaaagatatatctttcttatgtcttaaagattaacgtagatactagttttattgcattttctacaacagtactgatcctcattgacaCAAAACGTGACTGACGTTTCTGCTTCGtttagaaacataaaaaaactaTCACGGTTTTATTTTTCTAGAAAGGAAAAAGCATAGGGAAAAAGGGagtattttaagaaaataatattatttttattggtcCATTTACCTACATGATTACAATGTGATCGTTTAGGTTCCAGACATGATCCCAAGAAAATGTTtatggcatgtatttaaatgatctttttaaattagcaaaaacggcaaataaaaaaatctaaatggtcatctattttaatgattgatcctctttctttgagacataaaataaatgaaaccgatcgatattttaaactcttttgaactacgcaaaaaaaaattgagatgtaaaaattatatctgatcgttacttgttggtcctcacaaataaaagaaatgagcaccaaatattcaatattgtgatacttttttaaataattcgatttgtataaattattttttgtctatatcaaataatctgcaaaataattatgttatggtacttatttttattaagttgtagtcaaaggatggaaactatttaaaggcacttgatgttcaaagattttttttaattaaaaaagcatacttaacacgttcacactgcgttatcgggtcgaattgaccttaggtgctggatgcgttggtgcgggatggatacattcggtcttttcagtagtacgaaagataaatattgttttgcaattgtttcgtcaaacacagtaaatatttggaaaaaaaaacttatcaggtccttacgacccgatgtcgcactaaaagtaaacaaatatcgtttagtgcttttatcgtgtctaatcgacccgttgacagatgactttatggtcactgatcacggtcgagatcggtatactaagagaaaatcaaccttgcgatttgaaaaaaataaataggtaaaaattatgatcgggttcagggatgtcagaagtaagaaattattttacatagcgcctctagtcccaaacttagcaaagcttgtaatttaaacaaacatggcaatgtacctaccattctgcttgcttattggccgctaagcccttggccaactcagtaaccaaagacggacgattgtcactcaaacacaaagtaccgcgtaaattaaaagatattttttaattaaaaatattaaccaataatattttttgttagatcaaatatattttaaagttaagttatacatagatcgaaatgtatttattaggtgatcaatattaaaaggcaaacttgatataaaaatcatcaaattaacaaaattaaagatcaataactaaaaaagaggatcaaatattatttttgtttaccaaatattaaaagagtatgttaaacataaatattatgttacctttaatgaagatcatttataatttatccgtagatcaactaatatagacccaataattaatataaagataaaatataataaaaaacatcatttatttttaaaagtgcacatgCAAAAAAGATccattagtttttagaggatcaaataatattgtcccaaTGTTTATTAACCAATGGATGGCGTATGGCGTAGTGGTGTCGTGTATCGTTTGGAGTTGTGTCCTAAGTTCGATCAAAGTCGAAAGATTATAACTGGGTGTGCTGAAAGACACCACCGCTAAACATCCATTATCTCTGCACATAAGTAATCCGTCACCGCTAAGATATCTAGTAATTCTCGTACTTAGATGTTAGGTGTAGTCGGTTTCAAATTTTTCATTGACTTGGTAACAGTAGGACGCTAAAGTATAGATTTACAAAGCATAGATAGATGAATACCTATTTTTTATGCAGCTTTATTTATAAAGTGCGCACTCTTGCACCGCCTTACTCTACCTATTATTATTGTAGATATAAATATCTTTACCTAATGTACTCAATTATGTTACGAAGACTAAACTAATTTCCGCTTCTACATAGCTTAGACgtgaaataaaatgtaattgcAATTATTAATTGAATTAGGTACGTACATCACACCTTTAGTAAATAAGTCAATTAACGGTTAAAAAACCTACCAAAAAGAAAAGTAgttaaaaacataaacataagTTAACATTAACTGCTAAATTACTTAGATCATGTAACATTACGTTTTCGTGTTGGACATGATGCTTAAATAATAGATTTTATATTAAGTACTTATGTGAAAATTAAGGCTAATTtagattaataataaaaaatatgttttcagacataaaaaaaaagcaTCTACTCTAAATATCTGAATCATTTCATTACAAAGATAACGTgtttgtttcatcatcatccatTGCAGGAGCTGACAGTCTATAATTTACAGGCTAAAATGGaggatttattctaaagtaGACTCTCCACGCTGGCCACACGGGTTGGGAAGGCCCTCTGATCATAGAAAGGGAATtctcttctatgatctgaggggaggcctgatgtttgcGTATTTGCTCCGACATCCAAGGGAAGATTAGGAGTGCTCTAAGAGTAGAAGTAGTAACGTAGTGACATACAGCTCGTGTCCTTAGCTTTAAGACAGATTAAATGATAGGAAACTGGTAGACGTACACACTACGATGGATGCTcgcaagtaaataataaaataaactatacttTTATTACGCAGCAGTGAAAGTCGCGTCGTTGCATTCAAACCGAAAACGCGTGCAACGTGGCTAATTAGCCGGTTGCCAAGGCTGGACATTATGAAACATGAGCCACTGGTTCCCAAATCTGGGGACTGGGAACCCACTTTACTAGTCTATGACTTTCCACAAAGTTATCTCTGCCTGAAACCACTGTAAGAATATTATCCGCAATGTTGTCTCCATGTGATTTGATTAACTTCTCATGTTCGGTATTGTAATGAGAATGAGAattatttttgttgtatttttcaataaaacattttcaagTTACCTGATGGTTCTAAAATTGGCTTGACGAGTAAatctgtactaatattataaatgcgaaagtaactctgtctgtctgtctgtcttgctttcatgcctaaaccactgaaacgattttgatgaggcatagagatagtttgagtcccgggaaaggatagtttttaattccgttttttgaaacagggacgtgcgcgttaaagtttttctgtgacagacaaaaatccacgcgggcggaaagctagtaatttaatAAGCAACAATCTGAGATCCaagctaaagttaaagttacacACGCCTGAAGGAAGCATCTTTGCTTCTAACGAGGGGCACGAAGATATGTTGAAAACCTCTGTTCGAGAGTAACAAACGGAatgatattaatataataactcTAATTGAAATACACTAAATATATGCACATTTTAATTGCTGGGGAAATTAGACTGTTGAAGTTTGTCTGCAAAATATACCATTCCGACTCGGTAATAGATTGTAAGTGCATATTATGAAATTTGTCTGTAATTAGTTTTTGTTATTTGCTGTATTGAATTAGATAATAGTTTTTTGCTGTGTAACCATGATACGTTATAAATGACCATGTTTAGCAAATGCACATAACATGTTAACGGATGTAGAGTTCGTTTTGCGATAGTgagttaagtaggtataattggCCATCACATAatacatacataacatacaaagAACCAACAACACACCAGGCTGCTCTGTGCTTTTCTAATTAGGTGCTACATACATACTTTTCAACAAATATATAAGGAGATAGAGTCTAGATGCTGGTTGTATATATGTTGTATACCTAGGTTTTGTATTGTACCTAGGTTTTGTACTGCATTACTcggataaaaatattatgaaatgaaatATAATGAAATTGTTGATAAGTGGTTAAATATAGGCTTTAATCGTTATATAAAGTAGGCAGTTAGTTACATCATGTGATGGATGGATcttattattgaaaaaagtTTTGCGGAAACTTTCAATCATATCAAATATAGTCATGTTGATCATAAATACATTACATTATAATAAATGTTTCATTATAACCACACTTTCTATCTGTTTCACCAATTACCACTTATCTGgctgttattaaaaataaaatacaaattaactgAATGCTTAGAAGGAAGATTTTCACATTCGAGACTGTATTGCGTGATCTCAAAGGCAATTTTAGCAAATAGATTTCGTGCTCCGCCAAGTTTATCCGATGAAGGTGGCTGTCcacataaataattacaattagaGACGCAGACTCGACCGTTAATCAAAAAACTGATACAACTTTCTTTCGGTGGCACATAACTCAGTTTCCGAGATTCCTTCGCCTGTAAAATGCATTGGAATTTATTAAAAGTGTGATCGAGTTTCATCTTGTTAGCGAGGAATCTAGACGTTACAATAATAAAGTGACGCACAAATTTCGAGCGTGGCTCGGAAGCGAGACATTTTTGATGAAAAAACGCGCGCGCTTTCTCGCGGGCGCAATTAGAAGATTCGCACACGAAATGCAGCGGAGATATTCGATCGGTGCGCTGCGGATGCGGTGACCACCTGGTTATCTTCAGTGCTGATAAAATCTCTAGGGCCACCCATTACGAGCATGCTAGCAAAGCTGTCTACTTTTGGCAACCCATAAGGACGTATGTCAATTGTCAAGTGACAGCGTTTCACTTGCTGAAATATTTACCTAATTGAACACCTTAAAAGTGGCACAGTAAATGCATAAATCAGTCGGCTTCGATGTAAGTCAATTGCTTCCTACCTGATCTGAAATATATTAGAAATTTAGTAAAGTATAGGTCGGTAATCACTGTAAGGAAGCGGCTGAAGCCGACACTTAAAGTAATGGCAATATGATGAAAGAGTTAATTAAcaagaaatgtttttaaaagatCTTTAAATAAGAAGGCGGGATaccttttaaattttataacatgtTTATTGTGTGGTCACTCCGCAAACTGCATATTAAACGAATATGAACGGAAcgttaactttttaatttacagCGCAGAGACACAGCACACGACGTTgtgaaatcaaattatttaaataacacttagaatttaataaaaatttaacaaCTGTGCGTGTTTATTTCTCTTTATTCTATTTATAATTAGAGTCGTTACATTTTCTGAGACTGACTTTCACAGATTTATGACTTTTAAAACTTATCTACACGAAAATATAAGGAATTTTCATCTCCAATTTTAACTAGctccatttttttattaaaagtaggCGTTTTACGTAATATTGACAGAATTATCATaattataggtacctaattaattaggtattgtAGAGATCTACTTTTTTATCACAAATTCCCAGCGCATTTGATAACAATTACTTTTTTGATGACATGAAATAAGATTGTTAGATTCCAAACGTCGCAATTAACTATCGCAACTCAATTTGAGTTTTAACTATTGTTTTTCTTAATACTTAAGTATTCTGTTTAGTTTAAAGCGCAGTTGAACCTACTGCGCGTAAAGAATCactgaaatcttttaattaagaAACATATTTGATGCATACCGTTAGTAACATTAACGACTGTATGTTGAAAACCGTCCATCGTGGCTCGAGCAATAACTGCTCTAATCTTGTCTGCAATCTGGTTTAGTGCATCTTTACGGAGTTGATAACAGAATACAGATGTTTTAT contains the following coding sequences:
- the LOC135078980 gene encoding glyoxylate reductase/hydroxypyruvate reductase, which translates into the protein MNYKRIATLSSSLVCRGHFVRNMSESGRYNVYITRSDMPQVGVDLLKKECNVKLWEKPSPVPRAEFLKSVAGTNGIYCSLTDKIDKELLDAAGPGLKVVATISVGYDHIDVQECRKRGIKVGYTPDVLTDATAELTLALLLSTSRRLPEAQHEARTGGWVSWAPTWMTGPGLAGAVVGIVGFGRIGQAVARRVKAFNTSKILYFNRSERSEAKEIGAEKVDFDKLLSESDFIICCAALTPETKEMFNKTAFEKMKKTAIFVNTSRGGTVDQDALIEALKTNQIRAAGLDVTTPEPLPLDNPLFKLKNCVVLPHIGSAAIEARNTMSELTAQNILSALESKEMPAELN